In a single window of the Elaeis guineensis isolate ETL-2024a chromosome 4, EG11, whole genome shotgun sequence genome:
- the LOC105044119 gene encoding translocon-associated protein subunit alpha isoform X1, protein MGLRVLLLLLVVLLVASPILEVVKCQLDTSDEATEVVEGGDLGIVGDELQDFGDASFSPAPGVDTICVFPKNAARFSVNAVVPAGEETELLVGVHNEGESTLKVMAIRASLHLPFDHHMFVQNLTVQEFYNASVPVSAQATFPYIFAVSKFLQPGPFDLVGTIVYEIDQQPHQSVFYNGTIEVVESGGFLSIESVFLVTLGAALVGFFGIWAYGQIQHFSKKQFLHQCSGILVSKFPYTPKFPLSNAAKTKRASKVEVGTGTTDANMDEWLQGTAYAQSLSNKSKKKK, encoded by the exons ATGGGGCTTAGGGTTTTGCTCCTTCTTCTCGTCGTGCTTCTCGTAGCGTCTCCAATCCTCGAAG TTGTTAAATGTCAGTTGGATACTAGTGATGAAGCAACTGAAGTTGTTGAAGGAGGTGATCTTGGCATAGTTGGTGATGAGTTGCAAGACTTTGGTGATGCATCATTCAGTCCAGCCCCTGGAGTAGACACTATTTGTGTTTTTCCAAAAAATGCTGCACGGT TTTCTGTGAATGCAGTGGTTCCTGCAGGGGAAGAAACTGAATTATTGGTTGGAGTTCATAATGAAG GTGAATCAACTTTAAAGGTCATGGCAATAAGGGCTAGCCTTCATCTTCCTTTTGATCATCACATGTTTGTCCAAAATCTAACTGTGCAG GAGTTCTACAATGCATCAGTACCAGTTTCTGCTCAAGCTACATTCCCTTATATTTTTGCTGTTAGCAAATTTTTGCAG CCTGGCCCATTTGATTTAGTAGGTACCATTGTTTATGAGATCGATCAGCAACCACACCAAAGTGTCTTCTATAATGGTACCATTGAAGTTGTTGAGTCAGGGGGTTTTCTCAGCATTGAGTCTGTTTTTCTTGTAACATTGGGAGCTGCTCTCGTAGGCTTTTTTGGTATATGGGCGTATGGTCAAATTCAGCACTTTTCAAAG AAACAGTTTCTGCATCAGTGTTCTGGTATTCTAGTTTCTAAGTTTCCATACACTCCGAAATTCCCTCTATCAAATGCTGCA AAAACAAAGAGAGCATCCAAAGTGGAAGTAGGCACGGGGACAACTGATGCTAACATGGACGAATGGTTGCAG GGAACAGCATATgctcagtcactgtcaaacaagtcaaagaagaagaagtaa
- the LOC105044119 gene encoding translocon-associated protein subunit alpha isoform X2, whose amino-acid sequence MGLRVLLLLLVVLLVASPILEVVKCQLDTSDEATEVVEGGDLGIVGDELQDFGDASFSPAPGVDTICVFPKNAARLVPAGEETELLVGVHNEGESTLKVMAIRASLHLPFDHHMFVQNLTVQEFYNASVPVSAQATFPYIFAVSKFLQPGPFDLVGTIVYEIDQQPHQSVFYNGTIEVVESGGFLSIESVFLVTLGAALVGFFGIWAYGQIQHFSKKQFLHQCSGILVSKFPYTPKFPLSNAAKTKRASKVEVGTGTTDANMDEWLQGTAYAQSLSNKSKKKK is encoded by the exons ATGGGGCTTAGGGTTTTGCTCCTTCTTCTCGTCGTGCTTCTCGTAGCGTCTCCAATCCTCGAAG TTGTTAAATGTCAGTTGGATACTAGTGATGAAGCAACTGAAGTTGTTGAAGGAGGTGATCTTGGCATAGTTGGTGATGAGTTGCAAGACTTTGGTGATGCATCATTCAGTCCAGCCCCTGGAGTAGACACTATTTGTGTTTTTCCAAAAAATGCTGCACGGT TGGTTCCTGCAGGGGAAGAAACTGAATTATTGGTTGGAGTTCATAATGAAG GTGAATCAACTTTAAAGGTCATGGCAATAAGGGCTAGCCTTCATCTTCCTTTTGATCATCACATGTTTGTCCAAAATCTAACTGTGCAG GAGTTCTACAATGCATCAGTACCAGTTTCTGCTCAAGCTACATTCCCTTATATTTTTGCTGTTAGCAAATTTTTGCAG CCTGGCCCATTTGATTTAGTAGGTACCATTGTTTATGAGATCGATCAGCAACCACACCAAAGTGTCTTCTATAATGGTACCATTGAAGTTGTTGAGTCAGGGGGTTTTCTCAGCATTGAGTCTGTTTTTCTTGTAACATTGGGAGCTGCTCTCGTAGGCTTTTTTGGTATATGGGCGTATGGTCAAATTCAGCACTTTTCAAAG AAACAGTTTCTGCATCAGTGTTCTGGTATTCTAGTTTCTAAGTTTCCATACACTCCGAAATTCCCTCTATCAAATGCTGCA AAAACAAAGAGAGCATCCAAAGTGGAAGTAGGCACGGGGACAACTGATGCTAACATGGACGAATGGTTGCAG GGAACAGCATATgctcagtcactgtcaaacaagtcaaagaagaagaagtaa
- the LOC105044119 gene encoding translocon-associated protein subunit alpha isoform X3 yields the protein MGLRVLLLLLVVLLVASPILEVVKCQLDTSDEATEVVEGGDLGIVGDELQDFGDASFSPAPGVDTICVFPKNAARFSVNAVVPAGEETELLVGVHNEGESTLKVMAIRASLHLPFDHHMFVQNLTVQEFYNASVPVSAQATFPYIFAVSKFLQPGPFDLVGTIVYEIDQQPHQSVFYNGTIEVVESGGFLSIESVFLVTLGAALVGFFGIWAYGQIQHFSKKTKRASKVEVGTGTTDANMDEWLQGTAYAQSLSNKSKKKK from the exons ATGGGGCTTAGGGTTTTGCTCCTTCTTCTCGTCGTGCTTCTCGTAGCGTCTCCAATCCTCGAAG TTGTTAAATGTCAGTTGGATACTAGTGATGAAGCAACTGAAGTTGTTGAAGGAGGTGATCTTGGCATAGTTGGTGATGAGTTGCAAGACTTTGGTGATGCATCATTCAGTCCAGCCCCTGGAGTAGACACTATTTGTGTTTTTCCAAAAAATGCTGCACGGT TTTCTGTGAATGCAGTGGTTCCTGCAGGGGAAGAAACTGAATTATTGGTTGGAGTTCATAATGAAG GTGAATCAACTTTAAAGGTCATGGCAATAAGGGCTAGCCTTCATCTTCCTTTTGATCATCACATGTTTGTCCAAAATCTAACTGTGCAG GAGTTCTACAATGCATCAGTACCAGTTTCTGCTCAAGCTACATTCCCTTATATTTTTGCTGTTAGCAAATTTTTGCAG CCTGGCCCATTTGATTTAGTAGGTACCATTGTTTATGAGATCGATCAGCAACCACACCAAAGTGTCTTCTATAATGGTACCATTGAAGTTGTTGAGTCAGGGGGTTTTCTCAGCATTGAGTCTGTTTTTCTTGTAACATTGGGAGCTGCTCTCGTAGGCTTTTTTGGTATATGGGCGTATGGTCAAATTCAGCACTTTTCAAAG AAAACAAAGAGAGCATCCAAAGTGGAAGTAGGCACGGGGACAACTGATGCTAACATGGACGAATGGTTGCAG GGAACAGCATATgctcagtcactgtcaaacaagtcaaagaagaagaagtaa
- the LOC105044119 gene encoding translocon-associated protein subunit alpha isoform X5, with product MGLRVLLLLLVVLLVASPILEVVKCQLDTSDEATEVVEGGDLGIVGDELQDFGDASFSPAPGVDTICVFPKNAARLVPAGEETELLVGVHNEGESTLKVMAIRASLHLPFDHHMFVQNLTVQEFYNASVPVSAQATFPYIFAVSKFLQPGPFDLVGTIVYEIDQQPHQSVFYNGTIEVVESGGFLSIESVFLVTLGAALVGFFGIWAYGQIQHFSKKTKRASKVEVGTGTTDANMDEWLQGTAYAQSLSNKSKKKK from the exons ATGGGGCTTAGGGTTTTGCTCCTTCTTCTCGTCGTGCTTCTCGTAGCGTCTCCAATCCTCGAAG TTGTTAAATGTCAGTTGGATACTAGTGATGAAGCAACTGAAGTTGTTGAAGGAGGTGATCTTGGCATAGTTGGTGATGAGTTGCAAGACTTTGGTGATGCATCATTCAGTCCAGCCCCTGGAGTAGACACTATTTGTGTTTTTCCAAAAAATGCTGCACGGT TGGTTCCTGCAGGGGAAGAAACTGAATTATTGGTTGGAGTTCATAATGAAG GTGAATCAACTTTAAAGGTCATGGCAATAAGGGCTAGCCTTCATCTTCCTTTTGATCATCACATGTTTGTCCAAAATCTAACTGTGCAG GAGTTCTACAATGCATCAGTACCAGTTTCTGCTCAAGCTACATTCCCTTATATTTTTGCTGTTAGCAAATTTTTGCAG CCTGGCCCATTTGATTTAGTAGGTACCATTGTTTATGAGATCGATCAGCAACCACACCAAAGTGTCTTCTATAATGGTACCATTGAAGTTGTTGAGTCAGGGGGTTTTCTCAGCATTGAGTCTGTTTTTCTTGTAACATTGGGAGCTGCTCTCGTAGGCTTTTTTGGTATATGGGCGTATGGTCAAATTCAGCACTTTTCAAAG AAAACAAAGAGAGCATCCAAAGTGGAAGTAGGCACGGGGACAACTGATGCTAACATGGACGAATGGTTGCAG GGAACAGCATATgctcagtcactgtcaaacaagtcaaagaagaagaagtaa
- the LOC105044119 gene encoding translocon-associated protein subunit alpha isoform X4 — MGLRVLLLLLVVLLVASPILEVVKCQLDTSDEATEVVEGGDLGIVGDELQDFGDASFSPAPGVDTICVFPKNAARFSVNAVVPAGEETELLVGVHNEGESTLKVMAIRASLHLPFDHHMFVQNLTVQEFYNASVPVSAQATFPYIFAVSKFLQPGPFDLVGTIVYEIDQQPHQSVFYNGFFGIWAYGQIQHFSKKQFLHQCSGILVSKFPYTPKFPLSNAAKTKRASKVEVGTGTTDANMDEWLQGTAYAQSLSNKSKKKK; from the exons ATGGGGCTTAGGGTTTTGCTCCTTCTTCTCGTCGTGCTTCTCGTAGCGTCTCCAATCCTCGAAG TTGTTAAATGTCAGTTGGATACTAGTGATGAAGCAACTGAAGTTGTTGAAGGAGGTGATCTTGGCATAGTTGGTGATGAGTTGCAAGACTTTGGTGATGCATCATTCAGTCCAGCCCCTGGAGTAGACACTATTTGTGTTTTTCCAAAAAATGCTGCACGGT TTTCTGTGAATGCAGTGGTTCCTGCAGGGGAAGAAACTGAATTATTGGTTGGAGTTCATAATGAAG GTGAATCAACTTTAAAGGTCATGGCAATAAGGGCTAGCCTTCATCTTCCTTTTGATCATCACATGTTTGTCCAAAATCTAACTGTGCAG GAGTTCTACAATGCATCAGTACCAGTTTCTGCTCAAGCTACATTCCCTTATATTTTTGCTGTTAGCAAATTTTTGCAG CCTGGCCCATTTGATTTAGTAGGTACCATTGTTTATGAGATCGATCAGCAACCACACCAAAGTGTCTTCTATAATG GCTTTTTTGGTATATGGGCGTATGGTCAAATTCAGCACTTTTCAAAG AAACAGTTTCTGCATCAGTGTTCTGGTATTCTAGTTTCTAAGTTTCCATACACTCCGAAATTCCCTCTATCAAATGCTGCA AAAACAAAGAGAGCATCCAAAGTGGAAGTAGGCACGGGGACAACTGATGCTAACATGGACGAATGGTTGCAG GGAACAGCATATgctcagtcactgtcaaacaagtcaaagaagaagaagtaa
- the LOC105044119 gene encoding translocon-associated protein subunit alpha isoform X6, translated as MGLRVLLLLLVVLLVASPILEVVKCQLDTSDEATEVVEGGDLGIVGDELQDFGDASFSPAPGVDTICVFPKNAARFSVNAVVPAGEETELLVGVHNEGESTLKVMAIRASLHLPFDHHMFVQNLTVQEFYNASVPVSAQATFPYIFAVSKFLQPGPFDLVGTIVYEIDQQPHQSVFYNGFFGIWAYGQIQHFSKKTKRASKVEVGTGTTDANMDEWLQGTAYAQSLSNKSKKKK; from the exons ATGGGGCTTAGGGTTTTGCTCCTTCTTCTCGTCGTGCTTCTCGTAGCGTCTCCAATCCTCGAAG TTGTTAAATGTCAGTTGGATACTAGTGATGAAGCAACTGAAGTTGTTGAAGGAGGTGATCTTGGCATAGTTGGTGATGAGTTGCAAGACTTTGGTGATGCATCATTCAGTCCAGCCCCTGGAGTAGACACTATTTGTGTTTTTCCAAAAAATGCTGCACGGT TTTCTGTGAATGCAGTGGTTCCTGCAGGGGAAGAAACTGAATTATTGGTTGGAGTTCATAATGAAG GTGAATCAACTTTAAAGGTCATGGCAATAAGGGCTAGCCTTCATCTTCCTTTTGATCATCACATGTTTGTCCAAAATCTAACTGTGCAG GAGTTCTACAATGCATCAGTACCAGTTTCTGCTCAAGCTACATTCCCTTATATTTTTGCTGTTAGCAAATTTTTGCAG CCTGGCCCATTTGATTTAGTAGGTACCATTGTTTATGAGATCGATCAGCAACCACACCAAAGTGTCTTCTATAATG GCTTTTTTGGTATATGGGCGTATGGTCAAATTCAGCACTTTTCAAAG AAAACAAAGAGAGCATCCAAAGTGGAAGTAGGCACGGGGACAACTGATGCTAACATGGACGAATGGTTGCAG GGAACAGCATATgctcagtcactgtcaaacaagtcaaagaagaagaagtaa